The following proteins come from a genomic window of Populus nigra chromosome 6, ddPopNigr1.1, whole genome shotgun sequence:
- the LOC133697708 gene encoding uncharacterized protein LOC133697708 isoform X1: protein MDRIAPRDRDFEVDLESGVRNIVEDLNKDASLGVKTPTKSLLVKVCGAFSDGKANGEERVNLCGNVSNPVGGSADHAKLDGEMSIDQVEKKIVEEKRKKTSNKKPPRPPRGPSLDAADQKLIKEISELAMLKRARIERMKALKKVKATKASSNSNLFAMVFTILFCLVILFQGMSSRATSTNSLGSPLSSEAADDGLISVQYFGNPSSSESDGPGSGSPNFIESVAGSDPPKNPRRAVR, encoded by the exons ATGGACCGTATAGCTCCAAGAGATAGAGATTTCGAGGTTGATCTTGAAAGTGGGGTGAGAAATATTGTAGAAGATTTAAATAAAGATGCAAGTTTGGGAGTAAAAACACCAACAAAGTCGCTGCTCGTTAAGGTTTGTGGGGCATTTTCTGATGGGAAAGCCAATGGTGAAGAGAGGGTAAATTTGTGTGGAAATGTGTCAAATCCTGTTGGTGGTTCTGCAGACCATGCGAAGTTGGACGGAGAAATGTCTATTGATCaagtagaaaagaaaatagtagAGGAGAAGCGTAAAAAGACAAGCAATAAAAAGCCTCCCAGGCCTCCACGAGGTCCGTCATTGGACGCTGCTGACCAGAAGCTGATCAAGGAGATTTCTGAACTAGCCATGTTGAAGCGTGCAAGGATTGAGCGAATGAAGGCCTTGAAGAAAGTGAAAGCCACAAAGGCATCATCAAATAGCAATCTATTTGCCATGGTGTTCACCATTCTATTCTGCCTAGTGATTCTCTTTCAAG GAATGTCATCCAGAGCTACATCTACAAACTCACTGGGTTCTCCTTTGTCATCAGAGGCAGCAGACGATGGTTTGATTTCAGTTCAATACTTTGGGAATCCATCTTCAAGCGAGTCTGATGGACCTGGGTCTGGATCTCCGAA CTTCATAGAATCAGTTGCTGGTTCAGATCCTCCTAAAAATCCAAGAAGAGCTGTGAGATGA
- the LOC133697708 gene encoding uncharacterized protein LOC133697708 isoform X2 encodes MDRIAPRDRDFEVDLESGVRNIVEDLNKDASLGVKTPTKSLLVKVCGAFSDGKANGEERVNLCGNVSNPVGGSADHAKLDGEMSIDQVEKKIVEEKRKKTSNKKPPRPPRGPSLDAADQKLIKEISELAMLKRARIERMKALKKVKATKASSNSNLFAMVFTILFCLVILFQGMSSRATSTNSLGSPLSSEAADDGLISVQYFGNPSSSESDGPGSGSPKYVTV; translated from the exons ATGGACCGTATAGCTCCAAGAGATAGAGATTTCGAGGTTGATCTTGAAAGTGGGGTGAGAAATATTGTAGAAGATTTAAATAAAGATGCAAGTTTGGGAGTAAAAACACCAACAAAGTCGCTGCTCGTTAAGGTTTGTGGGGCATTTTCTGATGGGAAAGCCAATGGTGAAGAGAGGGTAAATTTGTGTGGAAATGTGTCAAATCCTGTTGGTGGTTCTGCAGACCATGCGAAGTTGGACGGAGAAATGTCTATTGATCaagtagaaaagaaaatagtagAGGAGAAGCGTAAAAAGACAAGCAATAAAAAGCCTCCCAGGCCTCCACGAGGTCCGTCATTGGACGCTGCTGACCAGAAGCTGATCAAGGAGATTTCTGAACTAGCCATGTTGAAGCGTGCAAGGATTGAGCGAATGAAGGCCTTGAAGAAAGTGAAAGCCACAAAGGCATCATCAAATAGCAATCTATTTGCCATGGTGTTCACCATTCTATTCTGCCTAGTGATTCTCTTTCAAG GAATGTCATCCAGAGCTACATCTACAAACTCACTGGGTTCTCCTTTGTCATCAGAGGCAGCAGACGATGGTTTGATTTCAGTTCAATACTTTGGGAATCCATCTTCAAGCGAGTCTGATGGACCTGGGTCTGGATCTCCGAAGTATGTCACAGTGTGA